A stretch of DNA from Natrinema halophilum:
GCCGCGAGGTGTACTCGAACAACGGCGTTTTCGTGGGCGAGGTCGAAGACCTTCGGCTGAACATCGACAGCGAAGCCGTCACCGGTCTTGCACTCGCGAATCTAAACGTCGAACTGTTCGCGGACGAAGCCCGCAGCGGGCAGGGCATCATCGTTCCCTACCGCTG
This window harbors:
- a CDS encoding PRC-barrel domain-containing protein, with translation MDDTPQEITSLVGREVYSNNGVFVGEVEDLRLNIDSEAVTGLALANLNVELFADEARSGQGIIVPYRWVRSVGDIILINDVVERVREPDEEEDELLV